A stretch of DNA from Polyodon spathula isolate WHYD16114869_AA chromosome 4, ASM1765450v1, whole genome shotgun sequence:
ttatttttcaaagatcAACTTTGGTGACTGTTAATCCTGCTGTTGTTCACCACCAGGGTTTATTTATTGGCCTCTATCCCATGTTAAATATGAATTGCATCTCAAGTATACGGTATCCTTTTGTTACAGTAGTGGTAGTAAAtgatttctgtttaaattaattcttTTAAGggaaactgaaattgaagaacTTAAGTCGCAACTGGGCCGCATGAGAGATGACTGGATTGAGGAGGAATGCCATAGAGTTGAAGCTCAGTTAGCCCTTAAAGAAGCAAGAAAGGAAATAAAGCAACTGAGACTTGTGGTTGAAACTATGAAGAACAGCCTTGTGGAAAAGGACAAAGGGATTCAGAAATATTTCATTGACATTAACATTCAGAATAAGAAGCTGGAGTCTCTGCTGCACAGTATGGAGTTGGCTCAGAGCGGATCTTTGGCAGACGAGCCGACTCTTGACTACATTTGTACTTCGCCAGACAAATCCTTAGCTGGCAGTTCAACTTCAAAGATGGAAGACGGCATGGCTCTGGAGGACCAAGCAGCTGAGGAGATGGCAGATAGTGGCTTGCTTGTGAACGATGAGATGGCAAACAGGATGGATTTCTTTGAGCATCTCATGATGTCTTCTACAATTGAACCACTCGATAACTCCCAGATAAAGCTCAGTGTGGTTCAGTCCAAGATGGTTAAAAGCACAACTTCTAAGAAGATACCTGCCCTGCCTTGTGGTAATGGCTCCATGACTGAAGGTAAAACGGTAGTGACTGAAAAAGCCATTCAGACCGATGTCATCCCCTGTACTCCTGATATGCAAAACCTTCTCCTGCATCTGATGAAATCGCAATATATCGCCACATTTCCTCCAGATGCAGCTCATTCTTTCCCTGAAAACCACAAAGCAGTACTAGACTTAACTCCCAGTGATCCCAATTCTGCTATTTTGGTGTCCCCTGAGAAATCTGAGGATTCGGGCATCTGTTCAGAGTCCATTGAAAGTCACATTATGAAGGAACTTGATTTTGATTCACTGCATAAGGTATCGGTTGGTAGTAATCAGCAGACCACAGCAGTTGTGGAAAGGCAATACTGGAGCAGAAGTTTCTTGCTGGATTTTCTGGCAGTAGCTGTTCCAGTTGTGCCGACAGTGGCATGGCTATTTGCAACCCAAAGAGGAGGAACTGATCCAGTTTATAACATTGGGGTGCTGCTGCGTGGATGCTGTATTTTGGGCTTGCACACTCTTCGTCGTGCACCTTCCACCATGTATCATCGCAACATTCAAACCCCTAACACCCACTAAATGCATGAGTCTAATCAAAAGCACTTCaatattaaaatggttttatataatgcatataatgcaaatttttttttttgggggggggggggggggtcaccttGTAAAGTTTTTGCACTGtttcatttatataaagtaaCTGCTATGGAAAGAAATTGAGTTATATGTGCATAACTTGCACTCAGTCCAATTGTGGTGTGTGTTGATATCAAATACTGCATAAATGACTTCAATG
This window harbors:
- the sybu gene encoding syntabulin — protein: MGPFQEYEEQKVQEKENSRSRIPRLVLRPYRSKQKGSPVPESPFSEEESKDCDLSSGHSGRTISSNSFCSDDTGCPSSQSVSPSKTPSDTEISPIGFSSPDKENENVKKTKTDAMAEWNAPPGRYKREQRPCPLPRGSEADFSSSSSTGSISAREASMAAPGVKKSSLTRSRGPHGRTNPSTNKSAVSPATARDKELLSTLYRSQPHTASSHSSSSNSGSYKGSDTSPTISYKRTSTGRYASCGDHHGIKTPAPEQYLTPLQQKEVAIRHLKTKLKDSETRLHEKETEIEELKSQLGRMRDDWIEEECHRVEAQLALKEARKEIKQLRLVVETMKNSLVEKDKGIQKYFIDINIQNKKLESLLHSMELAQSGSLADEPTLDYICTSPDKSLAGSSTSKMEDGMALEDQAAEEMADSGLLVNDEMANRMDFFEHLMMSSTIEPLDNSQIKLSVVQSKMVKSTTSKKIPALPCGNGSMTEGKTVVTEKAIQTDVIPCTPDMQNLLLHLMKSQYIATFPPDAAHSFPENHKAVLDLTPSDPNSAILVSPEKSEDSGICSESIESHIMKELDFDSLHKVSVGSNQQTTAVVERQYWSRSFLLDFLAVAVPVVPTVAWLFATQRGGTDPVYNIGVLLRGCCILGLHTLRRAPSTMYHRNIQTPNTH